A section of the Drosophila sechellia strain sech25 chromosome 3L, ASM438219v1, whole genome shotgun sequence genome encodes:
- the LOC6610510 gene encoding synaptic vesicle 2-related protein yields MIMSDIDEVFTKLGFGKMQFIILFSCFNLQIWMTNEQLGFGVVIAGASCEMRIHDRRLAWLMAASFAAQMVSCFLWGELADVYGRRRIIMISSIVANIVSILSACVPEFWGFLFLRSVCGFFIAASVVCLMTYLSEFTKISLRPRVLTIMSFSLGLSMIYVPCLAGFLLPLRMEPSSWRILLLCNQVPGIIGIIILIFLPESPKYYLSINKQEKAMQVMERICRMNKGKEVTLNSLGVESLTQPRLRQPSQKHGSCYETKVLLLNHAKIMWFFFIIFFSLSGLGFALPIWMLRVRVLTATFPDWDTICSHMDEVSPDSRGHLECHLTYEEMRDPMIHGCVVLALFMVTTVILTWLSRRVVIIGFICISIVGCVALNFMEHPNLILISFFAIIDPLICSVRLAGSMLIDLVPTHFRGKVFALISMTGRAGVLITSVYVGYTLSHICYVTFNIFIIVLIVTGCHVYWLPSKFQRTSFAN; encoded by the exons atgataaTGAGTGACATAGATGAGGTGTTTACCAAATTGG GTTTCGGCAAGATGCAGTTCATCATTTTATTTAGTTGCTTTAATCTGCAAATTTGGATGACCAACGAGCAGCTGGGATTTGGAGTAGTAATTGCAGGGGCAAGTTGTGAAATGCGTATACACGACAGGCGGTTGGCCTGGTTAATGGCTGCAAGTTTCGCCGCCCAGATGGTATCTTGTTTTTTATGGGGCGAGCTGGCGGATGTGTACGGAAGGCGCAGAATCATTATGATTTCGTCAATCGTCGCGAACATAGTGTCCATTCTCTCGGCTTGCGTGCCGGAGTTTTGGGGCTTCCTGTTCCTGCGTTCTGTGTGTGGCTTCTT TATTGCTGCGTCAGTTGTTTGTTTAATGACCTACTTGAGTGAATTCACAAAGATCTCCTTGCGACCCAGGGTGCTGACCATTATGAGCTTTTCGCTCGGTCTGAGCATGATCTACGTGCCGT GTCTGGCCGGTTTTCTGCTGCCATTGCGAATGGAGCCCAGTAGCTGGCGCATCCTGCTGTTGTGCAACCAGGTGCCCGGAATCATCGGAATAATCATTCTGATATTCCTGCCCGAGAGTCCAAAGTACTACCTGTCGATTAACAAACAGGAGAAGGCCATGCAAGTCATGGAAAGAATCTGTCGAATGAACAAGGGCAAGGAGGTTACTCTTAACAGTCTGGGAGTGGAGTCGCTAACCCAGCCGCGCCTGCGCCAACC ATCCCAGAAGCACGGATCGTGTTACGAAACCAAGGTGCTTCTGCTAAACCATGCCAAAATCATGTGGTTTTTCTTCATCATATTCTTCAGCCTGTCGGGACT AGGTTTTGCCCTACCAATCTGGATGCTGCGAGTCAGGGTTCTTACGGCCACGTTCCCTGACTGGGATACGATATGTTCTCACATGGATGAAGTTAGTCCAGACTCGCGTGGCCATTTAGAG TGCCACCTGACCTATGAGGAAATGAGGGATCCGATGATTCACGGATGCGTTGTTCTGGCTCTCTTTATGGTCACCACTGTTATCTTGACTTGGCTAAGTCGTCGTGTGGTAATTATAGgctttatttgcatttcaattgttGGATGCGTGGCCCTTAACTTTATGGAGCATCCTAATCTGATACTGATTAGTTTCTTCGCCATAATCGATCCGCTCATATGCAGCGTCAGGTTGGCAGGTTCCATGCTCATAGATCTCGTACCCACTCACTTTAG GGGTAAGGTCTTTGCTCTAATCAGTATGACGGGTCGGGCCGGGGTTTTGATAACCAGTGTGTATGTGGGATACACCTTGTCGCACATTTGCTATGTAacctttaatatatttattatagtGCTCATAG TCACAGGCTGTCACGTGTACTGGTTGCCATCTAAATTTCAGCGAACCAGTTTTGCAAATTAA
- the LOC6610512 gene encoding regulating synaptic membrane exocytosis protein 1, with protein sequence MLPTNVMSFMKKMVATDEQTSERQQHAADSGGGASQTGALNKMKATISSSLLTVTDKVNKMSPRPSLVPTDADTSGSYGSPSYQSQQQQQEYGSSLNNNNNNSTGGGTATAGGGGGGAAAKQEPGRRAGACRVCLKSFKPDDYHKTCFECQQRVCEDCASYSKLDEHEDATMWRCSVCRRKMASRVCIPQDSTDSMLDVPVLEALQRRHSDAKLGSSTQTLAPSNGAALAPPRSPELRRHSDVSPASLKELERQLKGGRSMAPSRSNSPPRGEGPDGQPPFGAPLSRMQSRRGSRVARQHSYDDDMKTGPVGGSMGGGGPALGLGADGAGLGIPAMPRRKSAYDVFAPGLTQGGATPATQLQRSPGEGGIMPPIQLPGSRRPSFRVPHPSEDIQNDDSPGSPDKGSPVLTVDDDRRMRRRGSQLPDIALLQNRGALPAVPPSSIPPPMASFTGPNLEDLEAPRRQTSMDGEAIRIVIHDVDSGPICASKRRIILRRDPTDKAHRTRGFGMRVVGGKTGADGRLFAYVVWTVPGGAAEKNGLQQGDKILEWNGMSLIDRSFEEVCSIMDRTGDVVELLVEHATDFRMCDLFDENLPPGNAGGQSGPRRSGDGPVGLGLIAEPETTTDKSPASPTRRKLPKTPEQIAREKLVTGRVQIQVWYHAERSELVVSLMAGDDLALRDEAYGHGNLPEAYAKVRILPKCGDGSVQQTEVSRPTQNPIWNATLTFGHVKADTLMDRYIDIQLWDLVPHTESIFLGECSIELQQAFLDDQAIWCRLEDTKGLRGISISKSPSVSPRGSIAAGAGAPSGDVTRLLRRDYNMQRSNSDDVDSIGDGTSLLHPDHAWIAGSRRGSSQSETMEVEVYQLGKDFSRSLPGSRRSSFQDAEKNRLEEDAMATPPTSYLVGRRRSSVARRDPDEILKSLKAVRGELGRTMSLGTEQHKRMGSRRASRVGLPSGPSSRKSSVLDLSQQHQQQLQQLQQLQLQQQQYLQQQLPMGMGNADTSPPSEDEDKRYRPRWKGSGSQLPPQSPKQALSRLKQAASASNVAQDTQRQGQLLATNPLQQRKSSMFQLNESQASPPTTTTTTLQRKGSMYVAKVTETPPLGTPTRKGSVYQRSGVGLGVDSPGADSPQRKQSVVKTLSGSYVNICPLTGGESSYGLKLGPSQIHPKGYRLTTARYGELKMGFLKIKGNVEVELICARNIVNEDCETPPDTYVKCYIKDGDRLRHKKKTRVVRHAAEPLYRQTIKYQSSDVFGRNIVIMVWQRCVGFEHNQGLGGTEVNLDKLSIGQPINGWYPLFPMHSYGGSDSDNSP encoded by the exons ATGTTGCCAACAAATGTGATGTCATTCATGAAAAAG ATGGTGGCCACCGACGAGCAGACCAGCGAACGGCAGCAGCATGCAGCGGACTCGGGAGGAGGGGCCTCCCAAACGGGGGCCCTGAACAAGATGAAGGCTACGATTTCCTCCTCGCTGCTCACCGTCACAGATAAAG TTAATAAAATGTCGCCACGCCCCTCGCTGGTGCCGACGGATGCGGATACCAGCGGCAGTTACGGCTCGCCCAGCTATCaaagccagcagcagcagcaggagtacGGCAGCAGTCtgaataacaacaataacaacagcacCGGCGGCGGCACGGCGACAGcgggcggcggaggaggcgggGCGGCGGCCAAACAGGAGCCAGGACGAAGGGCCGGAGCCTGCCGGGTGTGTCTGAAGTCCTTCAAGCCGGACGACTACCACAAGACGTGTTTCGAGTGCCAGCAGCGAGTGTGCGAGGACTGCGCTAGCTACAGCAAGCTGGACGAGCATGAGGATGCG ACCATGTGGCGCTGCAGCGTGTGCCGCCGGAAAATGGCCTCGCGTGTGTGCATTCCGCAGGACTCGACGGACTCGATGCTGGACGTCCCGGTGCTGGAGGCACTGCAGCGGCGCCACTCGGACGCCAAGCTGGGCAGCAGCACGCAGACCCTGGCCCCCAGCAATGGAGCAGCCCTGGCCCCGCCGCGAAGTCCCGAACTGCGACGGCACTCCGATGTTTCGCCAGCCTCGCTCAAGGAGTTGGAGCGG cAACTGAAAGGCGGCCGCAGCATGGCGCCCAGTCGCTCCAACAGTCCGCCGAGGGGCGAGGGCCCAGATGGACAACCCCCCTTCGGTGCGCCCCTGTCGCGCATGCAGTCGCGAAGGGGGTCGCGGGTGGCCCGGCAGCACAGCTACGATGACGACATGAAGACCGGACCCGTGGGCGGCAGCATGGGCGGTGGTGGTCCGGCGCTGGGTTTGGGTGCGGATGGAGCGGGTCTGGGCATTCCGGCCATGCCACGCAG GAAGTCCGCCTATGATGTGTTTGCCCCCGGGCTGACGCAAGGTGGTGCCACTCCTGCCACGCAGCTGCAGAGGTCGCCCGGCGAGGGCGGCATCATGCCGCCCATCCAGCTGCCCGGATCCAGACGACCCTCGTTCCGGGTGCCACATCCCTCGGAGGACATCCAGAACGACGACTCGCCCGGCTCGCCGGATAAGGGTAGCCCCGTCCTGACCGTCGACGATGACCGGCGGATGCGGCGACGTGGTTCGCAGTT ACCTGATATAGCGTTGCTGCAGAATCGTGGTGCCCTGCCTGCGGTTCCGCCCTCCTCGATTCCGCCGCCCATGGCTTCATTTACGGGCCCCAATCTGGAGGATTTGGAGGCGCCGCGACGGCAAACATCAATGGACGGCGAGGCCATACGGATCGTAATTCACGACGTGGATTCGGGGCCGATTTGTGCATCTAAGCGGCGCATCATTCTGCGCCGGGATCCCACGGACAAGGCGCACCGCA CACGTGGCTTTGGAATGCGCGTCGTCGGCGGAAAAACAGGAGCCGATGGCCGTCTCTTCGCCTACGTTGTGTGGACCGTTCCAGGAGGAGCGGCCGAGAAGAATGGCCTGCAGCAGGGCGACAAG ATACTCGAGTGGAATGGAATGTCGCTGATCGACAGGAGTTTCGAGGAGGTGTGCTCCATCATGGACCGAACCGGGGACGTTGTGGAGCTGCTGGTGGAGCATGCCACGGACTTCCGGATGTGCGATCTCTTCGATGAGAACCTGCCACCCGGCAATGCCGGTGGTCAAAGCGGACCTCGGAGATCCGGAGACGGTCCCGTCGGACTGGGCCTCATAGCGG AACCCGAAACCACCACAGACAAATCACCAGCATCGCCAACTAGACGGAAATTACCAAAAACTCCG GAGCAAATTGCCCGCGAGAAGCTGGTCACCGGAAGAGTCCAGATCCAGGTTTGGTACCATGCCGAGCGCAGCGAACTAGTCGTTTCCCTGATGGCCGGCGACGACCTGGCACTGCGGGATGAGGCCTACGGACATGGTAATCTGCCCGAGGCGTACGCCAAGGTCCGCATTCTGCCCAAATG TGGAGATGGCAGCGTGCAACAAACGGAGGTCAGCCGACCCACACAGAATCCCATTTGGAACGCTACACTGACCTTCGGCCATGTGAAGGCCGACACCTTGATGGATCGCTACATAGACATTCAGCTGTGGGACCTGGTGCCCCACACCGAGTCCATTTTCCTGGGCGAGTGCAGCATCGAGCTGCAGCAGGCCTTCCTCGACGACCAGGCAATCTGGTGCCGCTTGGAGGATACCAAGGGGCTGCGTGGCATAAGCATCAGCAAATCGCCGAGTGTATCGCCACGTGGCTCCATTGCAGCCGGCGCAGGGGCGCCCAGTGGCGATGTGACCCGGTTGCTGCGTCGCGACTACAATATGCAGCGCTCCAACTCCGATGACGTAGACTCCATCGGAGATGGAACTTCACTGCTGCATCCGGATCACGCCTGGATAGCTGGCTCGCGACGCGGTTCCTCTCAGTCGGAAACCATGGAGGTGGAGGTCTACCAGCTGGGCAAGGACTTCTCGCGCTCATTGCCGGGTTCGCGTCGATCGAGCTTCCAGGATGCCGAAAAGAATCGGCTGGAGGAGGACGCCATGGCCACGCCGCCCACCTCTTATCTGGTGGGCCGGCGCCGTTCGTCCGTGGCTCGGCGCGATCCGGATGAGATCTTGAAATCCTTGAAGGCTGTCCGCGGTGAACTGGGGCGCACCATGAGTCTGGGTACCGAGCAGCACAAGCGCATGGGATCGAGAC GTGCCAGTCGCGTTGGATTGCCGAGCGGACCGAGTAGCCGGAAGAGTTCCGTCCTGGATTTgtcgcagcagcatcagcagcagttgcagcagctgcagcaattgcagttgcagcagcagcagtacctgcagcagcagcttcccATGGGAATGGGCAATGCCGACACCAGTCCGCCGTCCGAAGACGAGGATAAGCGCTACCGACCGCGCTGGAAGGGATCGGGCAGCCAGTTGCCGCCACAGAGTCCcaagcaggcgctctcccggctcaAGCAGGCCGCATCCGCGTCGAATGTGGCGCAGGACACGCAGCGACAGGGCCAACTGCTGGCCACCAACCCACTGCAGCAGCGCAAGAGCAGCATGTTCCAGCTGAACGAGTCCCAGGCATCGCCCCCAacgaccaccaccaccaccttgCAGCGGAAGGGCAGCATGTACGTGGCCAAGGTCACCGAGACCCCGCCCCTCGGCACGCCCACGCGCAAGGGCAGCGTCTACCAGAGGAGCGGAGTGGGACTGGGTGTGGATAGTCCCGGAGCGGATAGCCCGCAGCGCAAGCAGAGCGTGGTCAAGACCCTCAGCGGCAGCTATGTCAACATATGCCCCCTCACGGGTGGTGAGTCCAGCTATGGCCTGAAACTCGGACCCTCGCAGATCCATCCCAAGGGCTATCGCCTGACCACCGCGAGGTACGGCGAGCTGAAGATGGGCTTCCTGAAGATCAAGGGCAACGTGGAGGTAGAG CTAATCTGCGCCCGTAACATTGTCAACGAGGACTGCGAGACTCCGCCGGACACGTACGTGAAGTGCTACATCAAGGACGGAGACCGTTTGCGCCACAAGAAGAAGACGCGCGTGGTGCGCCACGCAGCGGAGCCGCTCTACCGCCAGACCATTAAGTACCAG AGCTCGGACGTCTTTGGCCGCAACATCGTCATCATGGTGTGGCAGCGGTGCGTGGGCTTCGAGCACAACCAGGGACTGGGCGGCACGGAGGTGAATCTGGACAAGCTGAGCATCGGCCAGCCCATCAACGGATGGTACCCGCTCTTCCCGATGCACAGCTACGGAGGCTCCGACTCGGACAACTCTCCCTGA
- the LOC6610509 gene encoding uncharacterized protein LOC6610509 isoform X1, which produces MPAMDVDTALSTIGYGFGQVIIFMVSFFIYMYSVTESMTAGYLVVLTSCEFDTSHKEKTLLANSLLGGMVASGLFIGFLADRYGRKFVIRLALVGALSFSVISAFMPDLYSLSVLRMIVGTFLSAVASLQVGFLGEFHAIKWRPITVAICSQSQGLALIYCPLVAMAILPNNFNVDISSSYNLRVWRFLMMFFMIPGWLALVGICLVPETPHFLMSVNKPDKALLALKWICRMNRKKWEDVDITLSAETSSSTDQGGFWKTVWYEYKLLFSKPHVFKFFICLFLIFGIFFTSIGLGIWFPVIRNMDNSGSNRLCDLVNNNPTFTNREGDDTNSTDSESSNCNDEMTNLIDPVFYGLTYIACFILASVLVHCITRKYVIALHILIAMVLGISLNIMKQSTVVLIFFVLMMVLPGVLIPLATSVLVDCLPVNLRGKALCMVRSLARFGGVLGSTMIGLFIRVTCDVTFNIFNLCLASKYRSGPPSRMFAFLRPLLSAVCVVLAVFQPKDIVT; this is translated from the exons ATGCCGGCGATGGATGTGGACACTGCCCTCTCAACCATAG GTTATGGGTTTGGTCAGGTGATCATTTTCATGGTGAGTTTCTTCATATACATGTATTCCGTAACTGAGTCCATGACTGCTGGCTATCTCGTGGTCCTGACCTCCTGCGAGTTCGATACCTCGCATAAAGAGAAGACCCTGTTGGCCAACTCCCTGTTGGGCGGGATGGTAGCTTCCGGATTGTTCATTGGCTTCCTGGCGGACAGGTATGGACGCAAGTTCGTTATCCGGTTGGCACTCGTAGGAGCGCTGTCCTTCTCGGTGATCTCTGCTTTCATGCCGGATCTCTATTCGCTTTCAGTGCTTCGGATGATTGTTGGAACCTT TCTCTCGGCGGTTGCATCTTTGCAGGTCGGATTCCTCGGGGAGTTCCACGCAATCAAGTGGCGACCAATAACGGTAGCCATTTGTAGCCAATCTCAGGGTCTAGCTCTGATCTACTGTCCACTGGTGGCCATGGCTATTCTGCCCAACAACTTCAATGTGGacatcagcagcagctacAACCTACGTGTCTGGCGATTCCTAATGATGTTCTTCATGATTCCCGGCTGGTTGGCCCTCGTCGGAATCTGTCTGGTGCCGGAGACGCCGCATTTTCTCATGTCTGTCAATAAGCCGGACAAGGCCCTCCTGGCCCTGAAGTGGATATGCCGGATGAACAGGAAGAAGTGGGAGGACGTCGACATAACTTTGAGTGCAGAGACATCAAGTTCGACCGATCAGGGAGGCTTCTGGAAGACTGTGTGGTACGAGTATAAACTGCTCTTTTCCAAACCTCACGTCTTCAAGTTTTTCATTTGCCTCTTCCTTATTTTTGGGATATTTTTTAC ATCCATTGGATTGGGCATCTGGTTTCCAGTTATCCGCAACATGGACAACTCTGGCTCGAACCGTTTATGCGACCTCGTCAATAATAACCCAACATTTACAAATCGTGAAGGTGATGATACCAATAGCACGGATTCGGAGTCATCAAATTGCAACGATGAGATGACCAACCTGATCGATCCGGTCTTCTACGGCTTAACCTACATTGCATGTTTTATCCTGGCCTCTGTATTGGTGCATTGCATAACCCGGAAGTATGTGATTGCCCTGCACATCTTGATCGCTATGGTCCTGGGCATATCGCTAAATATCATGAAGCAGTCGACAGTGGTGCTAATCTTCTTCGTGCTAATGATGGTGTTGCCTGGTGTCCTGATCCCACTTGCCACCTCGGTACTAGTAGACTGTCTCCCGGTCAATTTGCGAGGAAAGGCACTCTGCATGGTGAGATCCCTGGCGCGGTTTGGTGGCGTGTTGGGCAGCACCATGATTGGACTCTTTATAAGGGTCACCTGTGATGTAACCTTTAACATCTTCAATCTCTGCCTGGCAAGTAAGTATCGCTCTGGTCCTCCAAGCCGAATGTTCGCTTTCTTAAGACCTTTACTCTCCGCAGTTTGCGTCGTTTTGGCTGTCTTCCAACCCAAGGACATAGTGACATAA
- the LOC6610509 gene encoding uncharacterized protein LOC6610509 isoform X3 produces MIVGTFLSAVASLQVGFLGEFHAIKWRPITVAICSQSQGLALIYCPLVAMAILPNNFNVDISSSYNLRVWRFLMMFFMIPGWLALVGICLVPETPHFLMSVNKPDKALLALKWICRMNRKKWEDVDITLSAETSSSTDQGGFWKTVWYEYKLLFSKPHVFKFFICLFLIFGIFFTSIGLGIWFPVIRNMDNSGSNRLCDLVNNNPTFTNREGDDTNSTDSESSNCNDEMTNLIDPVFYGLTYIACFILASVLVHCITRKYVIALHILIAMVLGISLNIMKQSTVVLIFFVLMMVLPGVLIPLATSVLVDCLPVNLRGKALCMVRSLARFGGVLGSTMIGLFIRVTCDVTFNIFNLCLASKYRSGPPSRMFAFLRPLLSAVCVVLAVFQPKDIVT; encoded by the exons ATGATTGTTGGAACCTT TCTCTCGGCGGTTGCATCTTTGCAGGTCGGATTCCTCGGGGAGTTCCACGCAATCAAGTGGCGACCAATAACGGTAGCCATTTGTAGCCAATCTCAGGGTCTAGCTCTGATCTACTGTCCACTGGTGGCCATGGCTATTCTGCCCAACAACTTCAATGTGGacatcagcagcagctacAACCTACGTGTCTGGCGATTCCTAATGATGTTCTTCATGATTCCCGGCTGGTTGGCCCTCGTCGGAATCTGTCTGGTGCCGGAGACGCCGCATTTTCTCATGTCTGTCAATAAGCCGGACAAGGCCCTCCTGGCCCTGAAGTGGATATGCCGGATGAACAGGAAGAAGTGGGAGGACGTCGACATAACTTTGAGTGCAGAGACATCAAGTTCGACCGATCAGGGAGGCTTCTGGAAGACTGTGTGGTACGAGTATAAACTGCTCTTTTCCAAACCTCACGTCTTCAAGTTTTTCATTTGCCTCTTCCTTATTTTTGGGATATTTTTTAC ATCCATTGGATTGGGCATCTGGTTTCCAGTTATCCGCAACATGGACAACTCTGGCTCGAACCGTTTATGCGACCTCGTCAATAATAACCCAACATTTACAAATCGTGAAGGTGATGATACCAATAGCACGGATTCGGAGTCATCAAATTGCAACGATGAGATGACCAACCTGATCGATCCGGTCTTCTACGGCTTAACCTACATTGCATGTTTTATCCTGGCCTCTGTATTGGTGCATTGCATAACCCGGAAGTATGTGATTGCCCTGCACATCTTGATCGCTATGGTCCTGGGCATATCGCTAAATATCATGAAGCAGTCGACAGTGGTGCTAATCTTCTTCGTGCTAATGATGGTGTTGCCTGGTGTCCTGATCCCACTTGCCACCTCGGTACTAGTAGACTGTCTCCCGGTCAATTTGCGAGGAAAGGCACTCTGCATGGTGAGATCCCTGGCGCGGTTTGGTGGCGTGTTGGGCAGCACCATGATTGGACTCTTTATAAGGGTCACCTGTGATGTAACCTTTAACATCTTCAATCTCTGCCTGGCAAGTAAGTATCGCTCTGGTCCTCCAAGCCGAATGTTCGCTTTCTTAAGACCTTTACTCTCCGCAGTTTGCGTCGTTTTGGCTGTCTTCCAACCCAAGGACATAGTGACATAA
- the LOC6610509 gene encoding synaptic vesicle 2-related protein isoform X2 gives MPAMDVDTALSTIGYGFGQVIIFMVSFFIYMYSVTESMTAGYLVVLTSCEFDTSHKEKTLLANSLLGGMVASGLFIGFLADRYGRKFVIRLALVGALSFSVISAFMPDLYSLSVLRMIVGTFLSAVASLQVGFLGEFHAIKWRPITVAICSQSQGLALIYCPLVAMAILPNNFNVDISSSYNLRVWRFLMMFFMIPGWLALVGICLVPETPHFLMSVNKPDKALLALKWICRMNRKKWEDVDITLSAETSSSTDQGGFWKTVWYEYKLLFSKPHVFKFFICLFLIFGIFFTSIGLGIWFPVIRNMDNSGSNRLCDLVNNNPTFTNREGDDTNSTDSESSNCNDEMTNLIDPVFYGLTYIACFILASVLVHCITRKYVIALHILIAMVLGISLNIMKQSTVVLIFFVLMMVLPGVLIPLATSVLVDCLPVNLRGKALCMVRSLARFGGVLGSTMIGLFIRVTCDVTFNIFNLCLAICVVLAVFQPKDIVT, from the exons ATGCCGGCGATGGATGTGGACACTGCCCTCTCAACCATAG GTTATGGGTTTGGTCAGGTGATCATTTTCATGGTGAGTTTCTTCATATACATGTATTCCGTAACTGAGTCCATGACTGCTGGCTATCTCGTGGTCCTGACCTCCTGCGAGTTCGATACCTCGCATAAAGAGAAGACCCTGTTGGCCAACTCCCTGTTGGGCGGGATGGTAGCTTCCGGATTGTTCATTGGCTTCCTGGCGGACAGGTATGGACGCAAGTTCGTTATCCGGTTGGCACTCGTAGGAGCGCTGTCCTTCTCGGTGATCTCTGCTTTCATGCCGGATCTCTATTCGCTTTCAGTGCTTCGGATGATTGTTGGAACCTT TCTCTCGGCGGTTGCATCTTTGCAGGTCGGATTCCTCGGGGAGTTCCACGCAATCAAGTGGCGACCAATAACGGTAGCCATTTGTAGCCAATCTCAGGGTCTAGCTCTGATCTACTGTCCACTGGTGGCCATGGCTATTCTGCCCAACAACTTCAATGTGGacatcagcagcagctacAACCTACGTGTCTGGCGATTCCTAATGATGTTCTTCATGATTCCCGGCTGGTTGGCCCTCGTCGGAATCTGTCTGGTGCCGGAGACGCCGCATTTTCTCATGTCTGTCAATAAGCCGGACAAGGCCCTCCTGGCCCTGAAGTGGATATGCCGGATGAACAGGAAGAAGTGGGAGGACGTCGACATAACTTTGAGTGCAGAGACATCAAGTTCGACCGATCAGGGAGGCTTCTGGAAGACTGTGTGGTACGAGTATAAACTGCTCTTTTCCAAACCTCACGTCTTCAAGTTTTTCATTTGCCTCTTCCTTATTTTTGGGATATTTTTTAC ATCCATTGGATTGGGCATCTGGTTTCCAGTTATCCGCAACATGGACAACTCTGGCTCGAACCGTTTATGCGACCTCGTCAATAATAACCCAACATTTACAAATCGTGAAGGTGATGATACCAATAGCACGGATTCGGAGTCATCAAATTGCAACGATGAGATGACCAACCTGATCGATCCGGTCTTCTACGGCTTAACCTACATTGCATGTTTTATCCTGGCCTCTGTATTGGTGCATTGCATAACCCGGAAGTATGTGATTGCCCTGCACATCTTGATCGCTATGGTCCTGGGCATATCGCTAAATATCATGAAGCAGTCGACAGTGGTGCTAATCTTCTTCGTGCTAATGATGGTGTTGCCTGGTGTCCTGATCCCACTTGCCACCTCGGTACTAGTAGACTGTCTCCCGGTCAATTTGCGAGGAAAGGCACTCTGCATGGTGAGATCCCTGGCGCGGTTTGGTGGCGTGTTGGGCAGCACCATGATTGGACTCTTTATAAGGGTCACCTGTGATGTAACCTTTAACATCTTCAATCTCTGCCTGGCAA TTTGCGTCGTTTTGGCTGTCTTCCAACCCAAGGACATAGTGACATAA